Proteins encoded in a region of the Raphanus sativus cultivar WK10039 chromosome 8, ASM80110v3, whole genome shotgun sequence genome:
- the LOC108820886 gene encoding FHA domain-containing protein PS1-like isoform X1: MGEKSKLKIWLSQTSSPMMAEEQQVREKTIPMFTVLKNGAILKNIFVVNSRDFSSPDRNGNDEDDEVEEQILIVGRHPDCDILLTHPTVSKYHLQIRSLPSRQKLFVTDLSSVDGTWVRDEKVEADDCVEVEEGDVIRIGASTRLYRLHWVPLSHAYDLDNPFVSSTAIEQDEDNRISEAESQADTASGDDGDGHMDVTFEGSGSSVPSEDEDTCINTMEFSLPLASPSALALARDSVDTQKLQSDADVDSQSSSQCVVEAAPEKPSKQHGLDDDECYVRGDVMSEMESPEPETSSLPLLRDSNQTEDVQATPELAINSVEAKAENPSKEQRPDVHCMSNKSKVNHEPVTPKKKDVNSYSQSQSYINAFSTASARNNISRGTHSSSNGKNKMKWTIVLDTSSLLDKESRKPLHLLQGLRGTHLVVPLTVLRELNKTKRTWSLLFRKRAEIASSALDWIEECKVKTKWWIQLQSLSEETKETTPTPSVTPQLNGPTSEDQVLECALLYRNLNIYEKLVLLSNDVTLKIKARAEDVICETPHEFYESLKNPLSERFMWPESLPRGRTWSHFDDVMVRENYNNRTCFPYRKKPTFNGGREESAAAAAKGLKLILLLNSHYGHNH; this comes from the exons ATGGGAGAGAAATCGAAACTAAAGATTTGGCTCTCTCAGACGTCATCTCCGATGATGGCGGAGGAGCAACAAGTGCGAGAGAAGACGATCCCTATGTTCACCGTGCTGAAAAACGGCGCCATTCTCAAGAACATCTTCGTGGTCAACAGTCGCGATTTCTCGTCGCCGGATAGAAACGGAAACGATGAAGATGACGAGGTAGAGGAGCAGATTCTGATCGTAGGCCGGCATCCAGACTGCGATATTCTGCTGACGCACCCTACCGTTAGCAAGTACCACTTGCAGATCCGGTCTCTTCCCTCTCGTCAGAAACTCTTCGTCACCGATCTATCCTCCG TGGATGGGACATGGGTTAGGGATGAGAAAGTTGAGGCAGATGATTGCGTTGAGGTGGAGGAAGGTGATGTCATTAGGATCGGTGCTTCGACAAGGCTTTATAGACTGCACTGGGTTCCACTTAGCCATGCATATGATCTCGACAATCCTTTTGTTTCATCTACAGCGATAGAGCAAGATGAAGATAATAGAATATCTGAAGCAGAG TCACAAGCGGATACTGCGTCAGGTGATGATGGAGACGGACATATGGATGTGACTTTTGAAGGAAGTGGATCATCGGTCCCTAGTGAGGACGAGGATACATGTATTAATACAATGGAATTTTCGTTGCCGCTTGCATCTCCAAGTGCTTTGGCATTAGCTAGAGATTCTGTTGATACACAAAAGCTACAATCTGATGCAGATGTAGATTCTCAGTCTTCATCGCAGTGTGTTGTAGAAGCCGCTCCTGAAAAGCCAAGTAAACAGCACGGTTTGGATGATGATGAATGCTATGTCAGAGGAGATGTGATGTCAGAGATGGAGTCACCAGAACCGGAGACTTCATCGCTTCCACTCCTAAGAGATTCCAATCAGACAGAGGATGTTCAGGCTACACCAGAGTTGGCCATAAATAGTGTAGAAGCCAAAGCAGAAAATCCAAGTAAGGAACAGAGACCAGATGTTCACTGCATGAGCAACAAATCAAAGGTGAATCATGAGCCGGTGACACCAAAGAAGAAAGATGTAAACTCCTATTCCCAAAGCCAATCATACATCAATGCATTTTCTACTGCATCAGCAAGAAACAACATATCTAGGGGCACTCATTCATCTTCT AACGGAAAGAACAAGATGAAGTGGACCATTGTGTTGGACACTTCTTCTCTCCTCGACAAGGAGTCTAGGAAGCCACTGCACTTGTTGCAAGGTCTCAGAGGGACACATCTGGTCGTACCGCTAACAG TGTTAAGGGAACTAAATAAGACTAAACGCACTTGGAGTCTTCTCTTTAGAAAAAGAGCAGAGATTGCTTCCTCAGCTCTGGATTGGATTGAAGAGTGTAAGGTTAAAACCAAATGGTGGATTCAGCTCCAAAGCCTATCAGAGGAAACCAAAGAAACTACACCAACCCCATCAGTCACTCCTCAGTTAAATGGCCCTACATCAGAAGATCAAGTTCTCGAATGTGCACTTCTTTATCGAAACCTTAACATCTATGAAAAACTCGTTCTTCTTAGCAACGATGTAACTCTCAAGATCAAAGCCAGAGCAGAG GATGTGATTTGCGAGACGCCTCATGAGTTCTACGAGAGTTTGAAGAATCCGTTGTCTGAAAGGTTTATGTGGCCAGAGAGTTTGCCGAGAGGAAGGACTTGGAGTCATTTTGACGATGTCATGGTGAGAGAAAATTACAACAACCGAACTTGTTTTCCTTACAGAAAGAAACCAACGTTCAATGGAGGACGGGAAGAGAGTGCTGCAGCAGCAGCAAAAGGTTTGAAGCTAATATTGCTCCTTAACTCTCATTATGGCCACAATCACTAA
- the LOC108820886 gene encoding FHA domain-containing protein PS1-like isoform X2, whose product MGEKSKLKIWLSQTSSPMMAEEQQVREKTIPMFTVLKNGAILKNIFVVNSRDFSSPDRNGNDEDDEVEEQILIVGRHPDCDILLTHPTVSKYHLQIRSLPSRQKLFVTDLSSVDGTWVRDEKVEADDCVEVEEGDVIRIGASTRLYRLHWVPLSHAYDLDNPFVSSTAIEQDEDNRISEAESQADTASGDDGDGHMDVTFEGSGSSVPSEDEDTCINTMEFSLPLASPSALALARDSVDTQKLQSDADVDSQSSSQCVVEAAPEKPSKQHGLDDDECYVRGDVMSEMESPEPETSSLPLLRDSNQTEDVQATPELAINSVEAKAENPSKEQRPDVHCMSNKSKVNHEPVTPKKKDNGKNKMKWTIVLDTSSLLDKESRKPLHLLQGLRGTHLVVPLTVLRELNKTKRTWSLLFRKRAEIASSALDWIEECKVKTKWWIQLQSLSEETKETTPTPSVTPQLNGPTSEDQVLECALLYRNLNIYEKLVLLSNDVTLKIKARAEDVICETPHEFYESLKNPLSERFMWPESLPRGRTWSHFDDVMVRENYNNRTCFPYRKKPTFNGGREESAAAAAKGLKLILLLNSHYGHNH is encoded by the exons ATGGGAGAGAAATCGAAACTAAAGATTTGGCTCTCTCAGACGTCATCTCCGATGATGGCGGAGGAGCAACAAGTGCGAGAGAAGACGATCCCTATGTTCACCGTGCTGAAAAACGGCGCCATTCTCAAGAACATCTTCGTGGTCAACAGTCGCGATTTCTCGTCGCCGGATAGAAACGGAAACGATGAAGATGACGAGGTAGAGGAGCAGATTCTGATCGTAGGCCGGCATCCAGACTGCGATATTCTGCTGACGCACCCTACCGTTAGCAAGTACCACTTGCAGATCCGGTCTCTTCCCTCTCGTCAGAAACTCTTCGTCACCGATCTATCCTCCG TGGATGGGACATGGGTTAGGGATGAGAAAGTTGAGGCAGATGATTGCGTTGAGGTGGAGGAAGGTGATGTCATTAGGATCGGTGCTTCGACAAGGCTTTATAGACTGCACTGGGTTCCACTTAGCCATGCATATGATCTCGACAATCCTTTTGTTTCATCTACAGCGATAGAGCAAGATGAAGATAATAGAATATCTGAAGCAGAG TCACAAGCGGATACTGCGTCAGGTGATGATGGAGACGGACATATGGATGTGACTTTTGAAGGAAGTGGATCATCGGTCCCTAGTGAGGACGAGGATACATGTATTAATACAATGGAATTTTCGTTGCCGCTTGCATCTCCAAGTGCTTTGGCATTAGCTAGAGATTCTGTTGATACACAAAAGCTACAATCTGATGCAGATGTAGATTCTCAGTCTTCATCGCAGTGTGTTGTAGAAGCCGCTCCTGAAAAGCCAAGTAAACAGCACGGTTTGGATGATGATGAATGCTATGTCAGAGGAGATGTGATGTCAGAGATGGAGTCACCAGAACCGGAGACTTCATCGCTTCCACTCCTAAGAGATTCCAATCAGACAGAGGATGTTCAGGCTACACCAGAGTTGGCCATAAATAGTGTAGAAGCCAAAGCAGAAAATCCAAGTAAGGAACAGAGACCAGATGTTCACTGCATGAGCAACAAATCAAAGGTGAATCATGAGCCGGTGACACCAAAGAAGAAAGAT AACGGAAAGAACAAGATGAAGTGGACCATTGTGTTGGACACTTCTTCTCTCCTCGACAAGGAGTCTAGGAAGCCACTGCACTTGTTGCAAGGTCTCAGAGGGACACATCTGGTCGTACCGCTAACAG TGTTAAGGGAACTAAATAAGACTAAACGCACTTGGAGTCTTCTCTTTAGAAAAAGAGCAGAGATTGCTTCCTCAGCTCTGGATTGGATTGAAGAGTGTAAGGTTAAAACCAAATGGTGGATTCAGCTCCAAAGCCTATCAGAGGAAACCAAAGAAACTACACCAACCCCATCAGTCACTCCTCAGTTAAATGGCCCTACATCAGAAGATCAAGTTCTCGAATGTGCACTTCTTTATCGAAACCTTAACATCTATGAAAAACTCGTTCTTCTTAGCAACGATGTAACTCTCAAGATCAAAGCCAGAGCAGAG GATGTGATTTGCGAGACGCCTCATGAGTTCTACGAGAGTTTGAAGAATCCGTTGTCTGAAAGGTTTATGTGGCCAGAGAGTTTGCCGAGAGGAAGGACTTGGAGTCATTTTGACGATGTCATGGTGAGAGAAAATTACAACAACCGAACTTGTTTTCCTTACAGAAAGAAACCAACGTTCAATGGAGGACGGGAAGAGAGTGCTGCAGCAGCAGCAAAAGGTTTGAAGCTAATATTGCTCCTTAACTCTCATTATGGCCACAATCACTAA
- the LOC108822971 gene encoding protein SENSITIVE TO PROTON RHIZOTOXICITY 1 isoform X1: METDDDLCQNNWGGSSSSSSSKLREPVCFTSQQHKWEDASILDYEMGMDEEPVFDHMKASSSHDNNNNNNKSNGVHSHVDFLQGVRAQAWDPRTMLSNLSFMEEKIHELQDLVHLIVGRNGQLQSRQEQLITTDLTSIIIQLISTAGSLLPSVKHNNMSSTTAPGSALFPYPREANNLASQTLNNNNNNSCEFDLPLPLPLPKQPSVVEERESHVVEEHEMKDEDDVEEGENLLPGSYEILQLEKEEILAPHTHFCTICGKGFKRDANLRMHMRGHGDEYKTPAALAKPNKEALPGSEPLLIKRYSCPFPGCKRNKDHKKFQPLKTILCVKNHYKRTHCDKSFTCSRCHTKKFSVIADLKTHEKHCGKNKWLCSCGTTFSRKDKLFGHIALFQGHTPAIPLEETKPSVQRGSSDCGNNNTGMIGFNLGSATNVNQETSQPGFMDGKIRFEDSFSPLSFDTCNFGGFHEFPRPMFDDSDSSFQMLLSSACGLSPRNGDGGSASNTSL; the protein is encoded by the coding sequence ATGGAAACAGATGATGATCTGTGTCAGAACAACTGGGGAggctcatcatcatcttcttcttccaaatTGCGTGAGCCGGTATGCTTCACCTCACAACAGCACAAGTGGGAAGATGCTTCTATCTTGGATTACGAGATGGGTATGGATGAGGAGCCAGTTTTTGACCACATGAAAGCTTCTTCAAGCCatgataacaacaacaacaacaacaagagcaACGGTGTTCATTCTCATGTTGATTTCCTCCAAGGCGTGAGGGCTCAAGCGTGGGATCCGAGGACTATGCTGAGCAATCTATCCTTTATGGAAGAGAAGATTCACGAGCTCCAGGATCTTGTTCATCTCATCGTTGGCCGAAACGGGCAGCTTCAAAGTCGTCAAGAACAGCTCATAACCACTGATCTTACTTCCATAATCATACAGCTGATTTCAACTGCAGGTAGTCTTCTTCCATCTGTTAAGCATAATAATATGTCTTCTACTACAGCCCCCGGTTCAGCCTTGTTCCCTTATCCAAGGGAGGCTAATAACCTTGCTTCACAGACccttaacaacaacaacaacaactcttGCGAGTTCGATTTGCCTTTGCCTTTGCCTTTGCCTAAGCAGCCGAGTGTTGTTGAAGAGAGGGAAAGCCATGTTGTAGAAGAACATGAAATGAAAGACGAAGATGACGTGGAGGAAGGAGAGAACCTTCTTCCCGGTTCTTACGAGATTCTGCAGCTCGAGAAAGAGGAGATCCTCGCTCCCCATACTCACTTCTGCACCATATGTGGCAAGGGTTTCAAGAGAGACGCTAACCTGAGGATGCACATGAGAGGTCACGGAGACGAGTACAAAACTCCCGCTGCTCTTGCTAAACCCAACAAAGAAGCCCTTCCTGGGTCTGAGCCGTTGCTGATCAAAAGGTACTCCTGCCCATTCCCTGGCTGCAAACGTAACAAGGATCACAAAAAGTTCCAGCCTTTGAAGACGATACTATGCGTCAAGAACCACTACAAACGCACCCACTGCGACAAGAGCTTCACTTGCAGCCGATGCCATACCAAGAAATTCTCCGTCATTGCGGATCTCAAAACCCACGAGAAGCACTGCGGGAAAAACAAGTGGCTCTGTTCATGCGGCACAACGTTTTCGAGGAAAGACAAGCTGTTTGGTCACATTGCTTTGTTCCAAGGACACACCCCTGCCATCCCACTTGAAGAGACGAAACCTTCTGTGCAGAGAGGGAGCTCTGATTGCGGGAACAACAACACAGGAATGATTGGTTTCAATCTTGGTTCTGCAACGAACGTTAATCAAGAAACCTCACAACCTGGATTCATGGATGGGAAGATACGTTTCGAGGACTCCTTCTCGCCGCTGAGCTTTGACACTTGTAATTTTGGAGGCTTCCACGAGTTCCCACGACCCATGTTCGATGATTCAGATAGTTCGTTTCAAATGCTTCTTTCAAGTGCGTGTGGTTTGTCGCCCAGGAATGGTGATGGTGGGTCTGCTTCAAATACTAGTCTCTAA
- the LOC108822971 gene encoding protein SENSITIVE TO PROTON RHIZOTOXICITY 1 isoform X2, which produces MKDEDDVEEGENLLPGSYEILQLEKEEILAPHTHFCTICGKGFKRDANLRMHMRGHGDEYKTPAALAKPNKEALPGSEPLLIKRYSCPFPGCKRNKDHKKFQPLKTILCVKNHYKRTHCDKSFTCSRCHTKKFSVIADLKTHEKHCGKNKWLCSCGTTFSRKDKLFGHIALFQGHTPAIPLEETKPSVQRGSSDCGNNNTGMIGFNLGSATNVNQETSQPGFMDGKIRFEDSFSPLSFDTCNFGGFHEFPRPMFDDSDSSFQMLLSSACGLSPRNGDGGSASNTSL; this is translated from the coding sequence ATGAAAGACGAAGATGACGTGGAGGAAGGAGAGAACCTTCTTCCCGGTTCTTACGAGATTCTGCAGCTCGAGAAAGAGGAGATCCTCGCTCCCCATACTCACTTCTGCACCATATGTGGCAAGGGTTTCAAGAGAGACGCTAACCTGAGGATGCACATGAGAGGTCACGGAGACGAGTACAAAACTCCCGCTGCTCTTGCTAAACCCAACAAAGAAGCCCTTCCTGGGTCTGAGCCGTTGCTGATCAAAAGGTACTCCTGCCCATTCCCTGGCTGCAAACGTAACAAGGATCACAAAAAGTTCCAGCCTTTGAAGACGATACTATGCGTCAAGAACCACTACAAACGCACCCACTGCGACAAGAGCTTCACTTGCAGCCGATGCCATACCAAGAAATTCTCCGTCATTGCGGATCTCAAAACCCACGAGAAGCACTGCGGGAAAAACAAGTGGCTCTGTTCATGCGGCACAACGTTTTCGAGGAAAGACAAGCTGTTTGGTCACATTGCTTTGTTCCAAGGACACACCCCTGCCATCCCACTTGAAGAGACGAAACCTTCTGTGCAGAGAGGGAGCTCTGATTGCGGGAACAACAACACAGGAATGATTGGTTTCAATCTTGGTTCTGCAACGAACGTTAATCAAGAAACCTCACAACCTGGATTCATGGATGGGAAGATACGTTTCGAGGACTCCTTCTCGCCGCTGAGCTTTGACACTTGTAATTTTGGAGGCTTCCACGAGTTCCCACGACCCATGTTCGATGATTCAGATAGTTCGTTTCAAATGCTTCTTTCAAGTGCGTGTGGTTTGTCGCCCAGGAATGGTGATGGTGGGTCTGCTTCAAATACTAGTCTCTAA